Proteins from a single region of Rhizobium leguminosarum bv. trifolii WSM1325:
- a CDS encoding conserved hypothetical protein (KEGG: rec:RHECIAT_PC0000126 hypothetical protein), giving the protein MAQSLVLDGESLVAPGEIRRIARRVAAPDPGQLIVARAELALSLDVSTRQFKSGVPPHAIIERLAEALHQIRRRFHPEVWDVIVPIAQSHPVAHYLHQDPLTRWSFEKPRGYSGDARLLDFIYGRPEIEDAVLSSSNLGRSIYAYTRNASSSVAVRERRDILARRVDEIASARPGSTEVLAIAAGHLREGPLSCALSAGAIRRWVALDQDPMSVGTVARDFAGTSVEAVNGSVKSLLGGRHALGMFDFVYAAGLYDYLPDAVAVRLTKKCVSMLRPGGTFLFANFSPETDVDGYMETFMNWALLLRSEREMGLIASESVTGTDVKVSVWPGSNRSIVYCEIQRPH; this is encoded by the coding sequence ATGGCACAAAGCCTGGTCTTGGACGGTGAAAGTCTTGTTGCGCCCGGCGAAATTCGTCGGATCGCAAGGAGGGTTGCTGCCCCAGATCCCGGCCAACTGATCGTTGCCAGAGCCGAGCTTGCCCTCAGCCTTGACGTGTCGACCCGTCAGTTCAAGTCCGGCGTCCCCCCCCATGCGATCATCGAGCGTCTTGCCGAAGCCTTGCATCAGATACGGCGGCGCTTTCATCCGGAGGTGTGGGACGTCATCGTTCCGATCGCGCAATCTCATCCGGTTGCTCACTATCTTCATCAAGATCCACTGACCCGCTGGTCGTTCGAAAAACCGCGCGGCTATTCTGGCGACGCACGCCTTCTCGACTTCATCTACGGCCGACCTGAGATTGAGGACGCAGTCTTATCATCGAGCAACTTGGGACGCTCGATCTACGCCTACACTCGAAATGCTTCGTCGTCCGTCGCGGTGAGGGAGCGTCGAGACATTCTGGCTCGCCGCGTTGACGAAATCGCTTCGGCCCGGCCTGGTTCCACCGAAGTCCTCGCCATCGCCGCCGGGCATCTTCGTGAGGGGCCTTTGTCGTGCGCGCTCAGCGCCGGCGCGATCAGACGCTGGGTGGCGTTGGATCAAGACCCGATGAGCGTTGGAACCGTCGCCCGCGATTTCGCCGGCACGTCCGTCGAGGCGGTGAACGGGTCGGTCAAATCCCTGCTCGGTGGGAGGCATGCGCTTGGAATGTTCGATTTCGTTTATGCCGCGGGTCTCTATGACTATTTGCCAGACGCAGTAGCCGTAAGGCTGACCAAGAAGTGCGTCAGCATGCTGAGGCCTGGCGGCACATTCCTATTTGCCAACTTCTCCCCGGAGACGGACGTCGATGGCTATATGGAGACCTTCATGAACTGGGCGCTGCTGTTGCGGTCAGAACGAGAGATGGGCTTGATCGCCAGTGAAAGCGTGACCGGGACGGATGTGAAGGTGTCTGTTTGGCCCGGCTCAAACCGCAGCATTGTCTACTGTGAAATTCAAAGACCGCATTAG
- a CDS encoding NmrA family protein (PFAM: NmrA family protein~KEGG: ret:RHE_PE00142 hypothetical protein): MFVITGVTGQVGGIVAARLLKAGVPIRAVARNAEKAAEWKDKGAELALAEMTDADALTKAFAGADGVFLLIPPTFDPTPGLMEVRAVIAALNTALHSSRPAKVVCLSTIGAQAREPNLLSQLGLVEQKLSALPMPIAFLRAGWFMENTAWDIAPARETCVLSSFLQPLDQPYPMVSVFDVGAKAAELLQQEWVGKQVVELMGPEGVTPNDIAAVLSSVLGKPVRAEPVARDTWEQIFTDQGMQNPLPRMRMIDGFNEGWIRFEGEPVKGTTTLDTAMGRLICPGR; the protein is encoded by the coding sequence ATGTTTGTGATCACCGGAGTAACAGGCCAAGTCGGAGGCATTGTCGCCGCGCGTCTGCTGAAGGCGGGGGTGCCGATACGCGCCGTCGCGCGCAATGCGGAGAAAGCAGCGGAATGGAAGGACAAAGGCGCGGAACTGGCCTTGGCCGAGATGACCGACGCCGATGCGCTCACCAAGGCTTTCGCCGGCGCCGACGGCGTCTTTCTGCTGATCCCGCCGACCTTCGATCCGACCCCTGGCTTGATGGAAGTGCGCGCTGTCATTGCCGCCCTGAACACCGCGCTTCATTCGTCTCGTCCTGCCAAGGTCGTTTGCCTCTCCACCATCGGCGCGCAGGCCAGGGAACCTAACCTCTTGAGCCAGCTCGGTCTCGTCGAACAGAAGTTATCTGCCTTGCCAATGCCGATCGCCTTTCTGCGTGCCGGCTGGTTCATGGAGAACACGGCCTGGGATATCGCGCCGGCGCGCGAGACCTGTGTCCTCTCGAGCTTCCTGCAGCCGCTCGATCAGCCCTATCCGATGGTTTCTGTCTTCGACGTCGGAGCCAAGGCGGCAGAACTGCTGCAGCAGGAGTGGGTGGGCAAGCAGGTCGTCGAATTGATGGGGCCAGAGGGCGTCACGCCCAACGATATCGCCGCTGTCTTATCGTCCGTCCTCGGCAAACCCGTCCGGGCGGAGCCGGTCGCCCGCGACACCTGGGAGCAGATTTTCACCGATCAGGGCATGCAGAACCCCCTCCCGCGGATGCGTATGATCGATGGCTTCAACGAAGGCTGGATCCGGTTCGAGGGCGAGCCGGTGAAGGGCACGACCACACTGGACACAGCCATGGGCCGTCTGATTTGCCCCGGCCGATAA
- a CDS encoding transcriptional regulator, LysR family (PFAM: LysR substrate-binding; regulatory protein LysR~KEGG: ret:RHE_PE00143 LysR family transcriptional regulator) has protein sequence MFDGRLLNGVSVLAAVIQSGSFARAAESMGLSASGVSRAISRLEGRIGLRLLDRTTRTMRLTDDGARFYEQVAPLLSGIEEAAQTAVGARQAVRGRLRVNVDPYFSRLVLGPRLGAFLDRYPDIQIEIITRNEIGDLVADGMDVAVRFGEPAQRSLISRLLMQTRVITIAAPAYIERFGRPSRPQDLSEHTCIQFQDPLTARPFEWELRWGEEVVSIETRSRILVNDAGTTLATCLAGIGIAQVFSLGMADYLSNGQLVNLFPDWSDETFPLYAFYPSRQHIPAKVRALIDFCVEIIK, from the coding sequence ATGTTTGACGGACGATTATTGAATGGCGTGAGCGTACTGGCCGCCGTTATCCAGAGCGGAAGTTTCGCGCGGGCGGCGGAGTCAATGGGACTATCGGCGTCGGGTGTCAGCCGCGCCATTTCCCGACTGGAGGGGCGGATCGGTCTGCGGCTGCTCGACCGGACAACACGCACGATGCGGCTGACCGATGACGGCGCGCGGTTCTACGAACAGGTGGCCCCACTCTTGAGCGGTATCGAAGAGGCTGCGCAGACAGCTGTTGGCGCCAGACAGGCGGTGCGTGGCCGACTGCGAGTCAATGTCGATCCATATTTCTCACGCCTTGTGCTCGGCCCCCGGCTCGGCGCCTTCCTCGATCGTTACCCGGATATCCAGATCGAGATCATCACCCGCAACGAGATCGGCGATCTTGTTGCTGATGGCATGGACGTCGCGGTGCGCTTTGGCGAGCCTGCACAGAGGTCGCTTATTTCGCGCCTGTTGATGCAGACGCGCGTGATCACGATTGCGGCTCCCGCTTATATCGAGCGGTTTGGTCGGCCGAGCCGTCCACAGGATTTGAGCGAGCATACCTGTATCCAGTTCCAGGACCCGCTGACTGCAAGGCCTTTCGAATGGGAGCTTCGGTGGGGTGAAGAGGTCGTCTCGATCGAGACCCGCAGCCGCATTTTAGTCAACGATGCCGGCACGACCTTGGCGACCTGCCTTGCGGGGATAGGCATCGCGCAAGTCTTCTCACTCGGGATGGCGGATTATCTGAGCAATGGGCAGCTCGTGAACCTCTTTCCCGACTGGTCGGACGAGACATTCCCGCTCTACGCCTTTTATCCCTCGCGTCAGCATATTCCGGCTAAGGTCAGGGCCCTTATAGATTTCTGCGTCGAGATCATCAAATAG
- a CDS encoding conserved hypothetical protein (KEGG: sme:SMa5009 hypothetical protein), producing MSTTSKVMSRRAVLGGTLAAAALPLVAQGQNDRGPGDPEATDVRIRIGFNKLSLTATLFDNPTARDLVSMLPLNLTIEDYSRNEKIVHLPRKLTEEGSGAFGNEQPGDLCYFKPWGNLALFYADYRWDGLIRLGRFDNGFEPLLVRGEYPVRIERI from the coding sequence ATGTCGACGACATCCAAAGTCATGAGCCGTCGCGCGGTGCTGGGTGGAACCTTGGCGGCCGCCGCTCTCCCTCTCGTGGCGCAAGGGCAGAACGACCGCGGCCCGGGGGATCCCGAGGCGACAGACGTCAGGATCAGGATAGGCTTCAACAAGCTAAGCCTGACCGCGACACTCTTCGATAATCCGACTGCGCGCGATCTCGTTTCCATGCTGCCCTTGAACCTCACGATCGAGGACTACAGCAGGAACGAAAAGATCGTCCATTTGCCGCGCAAGCTGACCGAAGAAGGCAGCGGTGCTTTCGGAAACGAGCAGCCGGGCGACCTTTGCTACTTCAAACCGTGGGGTAACCTGGCCCTGTTCTACGCAGATTACCGCTGGGACGGGCTGATCCGGCTCGGCCGCTTCGACAATGGCTTCGAGCCGTTGCTGGTGCGCGGCGAGTATCCGGTCCGCATAGAACGCATCTGA